In a genomic window of Xylophilus rhododendri:
- a CDS encoding xanthine dehydrogenase family protein molybdopterin-binding subunit: MSIVQEVMQKAVKAVLPHLPDRFVPGASPDALRDRHGLLGEAVARVDGPLKVQGRARFAAEVDMPGMLYAALAFSSIAHGRIAELDTSAAESAEGVTLVMTYRNAPRMQPPSLMMTKPRAAGASQLPVMQDERIHWNGQPVAVVLAETQEQADHAKSLIRVRYEAEPADTDFHAAMAHARVPDTVLGEPPRVEIGDAEAALKAAPHSVDAIYTSPRHNHNAIELHGVTVAWQDGKLRVHDATQMINGTAWTLAEVFGMKEEDVHVSSPFVGGAFGGKGLWDHQMLAAAASKLAGRPVRLVLSREGVFRAIGGRTTTEQRVALGANEDGTLAALIHTGCVAMTPHNNCPEQFTFPARHLYATKTMLLEQKVADMHMVANTFMRAPGESIGTFALESALDELAHRMQLCPVELRRRIEPEKDPSSGLPFSSRHYLKALEQGAERFGWDRRHAVPGSRREGEWLVGLGMATATYPYFRMPGGAASITLGADGSAVVQMASHEMGMGTATVQAQHVAVRLGLPLEKVRFEYGDSRMPAGTLAGGSSQTASIGAAVIAAHEKLLERLLELAGRESPLHGLKAEELDAQDSGLCQHGHPDRHESYASILSRAGLAEVKVEAEAPPPLEMQKYSMHSYGAQFCEVRVNAVTGETRVSRFLGSFDCGRILNARTAASQFRGGIVMGLGLALTEETFFDERSGRIMNPSLAEYHVPVQLDVPAIDVIWTDEPDPHSPMGAHGVGEIGITGVGAAVANAVFNATGKRVRSLPVTLDKLL, from the coding sequence ATGAGCATCGTCCAGGAAGTCATGCAGAAGGCCGTGAAGGCCGTCCTGCCGCATCTGCCCGACCGTTTCGTGCCCGGCGCCTCGCCCGATGCACTGCGCGATCGCCATGGCCTGCTGGGCGAGGCGGTGGCCCGTGTGGACGGCCCGCTCAAGGTACAGGGCCGCGCCCGTTTCGCGGCCGAGGTCGACATGCCCGGCATGCTCTACGCCGCCTTGGCCTTCAGCAGCATCGCCCATGGCCGTATCGCGGAACTGGACACCTCGGCCGCCGAGTCGGCCGAGGGCGTCACGCTGGTGATGACCTACCGCAACGCGCCGCGCATGCAGCCGCCCTCCCTGATGATGACCAAGCCCCGCGCGGCCGGCGCCAGCCAGCTGCCGGTGATGCAGGACGAGCGCATCCACTGGAACGGCCAGCCGGTGGCCGTGGTGCTGGCCGAGACGCAGGAGCAGGCCGACCATGCCAAGTCCCTGATCCGCGTGCGCTACGAAGCCGAGCCGGCCGACACCGACTTCCACGCCGCCATGGCCCATGCCCGGGTGCCCGACACCGTCCTGGGCGAGCCGCCCCGGGTGGAGATCGGCGATGCCGAGGCGGCGCTCAAGGCCGCGCCCCACAGCGTCGATGCCATCTACACCTCGCCGCGCCACAACCACAACGCCATCGAACTGCACGGCGTCACCGTCGCCTGGCAGGACGGCAAGCTGCGGGTGCACGACGCCACCCAGATGATCAACGGCACGGCCTGGACGCTGGCCGAGGTCTTCGGCATGAAGGAGGAAGACGTCCATGTGAGCTCCCCCTTCGTCGGCGGCGCCTTCGGCGGCAAGGGCCTGTGGGACCACCAGATGCTGGCCGCGGCCGCCTCGAAGCTGGCCGGCCGCCCGGTGCGCCTGGTGCTTTCGCGCGAGGGCGTGTTCCGCGCCATCGGCGGCCGCACCACCACCGAGCAGCGGGTGGCCCTGGGCGCCAACGAGGACGGCACCCTGGCCGCCCTGATCCACACCGGCTGCGTGGCGATGACGCCGCACAACAACTGCCCCGAGCAGTTCACCTTCCCGGCCCGTCACCTCTACGCCACCAAGACCATGCTGCTGGAGCAGAAGGTGGCCGACATGCACATGGTGGCCAACACCTTCATGCGCGCGCCAGGAGAATCCATCGGCACCTTCGCGCTGGAGAGCGCGCTCGACGAGCTGGCCCACCGGATGCAGCTCTGCCCGGTGGAACTGCGCCGCCGCATCGAGCCCGAGAAGGACCCGTCCTCCGGCCTGCCCTTCTCCTCGCGCCACTACCTGAAGGCACTGGAGCAGGGCGCCGAACGTTTCGGCTGGGACCGGCGCCACGCCGTGCCCGGCAGCCGCCGCGAGGGCGAATGGCTCGTCGGTTTGGGCATGGCCACCGCCACCTATCCCTACTTCCGCATGCCGGGCGGCGCCGCCAGCATCACGCTGGGCGCGGACGGCAGCGCCGTCGTGCAGATGGCCAGCCACGAGATGGGCATGGGCACGGCCACCGTGCAGGCCCAGCATGTGGCGGTGCGCCTGGGCCTGCCGCTGGAGAAAGTGCGCTTCGAATACGGCGACAGCAGGATGCCCGCAGGCACCCTGGCCGGCGGCTCCTCGCAGACGGCCTCCATCGGCGCGGCGGTGATCGCCGCGCACGAAAAGCTGCTGGAGCGACTGCTGGAACTCGCCGGCCGCGAATCGCCGCTGCATGGCCTGAAAGCCGAGGAGCTGGACGCCCAGGACAGCGGCCTGTGCCAGCACGGCCACCCGGATCGCCACGAAAGCTACGCCTCCATCCTGTCCCGCGCCGGCCTCGCCGAAGTGAAGGTCGAGGCCGAAGCCCCGCCGCCGCTGGAAATGCAGAAATACTCCATGCATTCCTACGGCGCGCAGTTCTGCGAGGTGCGGGTGAATGCGGTCACCGGCGAGACCCGGGTCTCGCGTTTCCTCGGCTCCTTCGACTGCGGCCGCATCCTCAACGCCCGCACGGCCGCCAGCCAGTTCCGCGGCGGCATCGTCATGGGCCTGGGCCTGGCGCTGACCGAGGAGACCTTCTTCGACGAACGCAGCGGCCGCATCATGAATCCGTCGCTGGCCGAATACCACGTGCCGGTGCAGCTCGACGTGCCCGCCATCGACGTCATCTGGACCGACGAGCCCGATCCGCACAGCCCCATGGGCGCCCATGGCGTGGGCGAGATCGGCATCACCGGCGTGGGAGCGGCGGTGGCCAACGCGGTCTTCAACGCCACCGGCAAGCGGGTGCGCAGCCTGCCGGTCACGCTGGACAAGCTGCTCTGA
- a CDS encoding acetolactate synthase large subunit gives MTAALPDAAARAAQDPPNGAEVLVRTLLANQVDVCFANPGTSEMHFVAALDRIEGMRCVLGLFEGVVTGAADGYARMADKPAATLLHLAPGLGNGLANLHNAKRAQVPMVNIVGEHRQGHKATDSALTGDIEGIARTMCDWVHTCSSADHIAQDAAAAVQRANSRPGRIATLVLPADTAWTQTRNRQPVVLAPEPPTLPSDQRFDAALKALRSGENTILLLSGRALRAGALEDASRIAQRSGARLLAQYANGRIERGRGRVVIERTPAPVDQGVAAFRDARHVILVGAKVPAPMFGYPGKPDYLMDPAATLIELTQPSDDLPAVLKELAARLGAADAAPLLQPEAPLPLPDGALTPDAVLQAVSALMPQQAIVVDESVTAGRAFFPISRASAPHDYLQLTGGAIGDGIPMAVGAAVACPGRKVINLEGDGSSMYTIQGLWTQARERLDVLTIVFANKGYKILKGEMANVGAGTWGARAEQMLSIVNPEISWVKLAQGMGVEAAQATTTQELLRLLRHGLAMQGPFLIEVQLA, from the coding sequence ATGACAGCAGCCTTGCCAGACGCCGCGGCCCGCGCCGCCCAGGACCCACCCAACGGCGCGGAGGTCCTGGTGCGGACCCTGCTGGCCAACCAGGTGGACGTGTGTTTCGCCAACCCCGGCACCTCGGAGATGCACTTCGTCGCCGCCCTCGACCGCATCGAGGGCATGCGCTGCGTGCTGGGCCTGTTCGAAGGCGTGGTCACCGGCGCGGCCGACGGCTACGCCCGCATGGCCGACAAACCCGCCGCCACCCTGCTGCACCTGGCGCCGGGCCTGGGCAACGGCCTGGCCAACCTGCACAACGCCAAGCGGGCGCAGGTGCCCATGGTCAACATCGTGGGTGAGCACCGCCAGGGCCACAAGGCCACCGACTCGGCGCTGACCGGCGACATCGAGGGCATCGCCCGCACCATGTGCGACTGGGTGCACACCTGCAGCTCGGCCGACCACATCGCGCAGGACGCCGCCGCCGCCGTGCAGCGCGCCAACAGCCGGCCCGGCCGCATCGCCACGCTGGTGCTGCCGGCCGATACCGCCTGGACGCAGACCCGGAACAGGCAGCCGGTGGTGCTGGCGCCCGAGCCGCCGACCCTGCCGTCGGACCAGCGCTTCGACGCCGCGCTGAAGGCCTTGCGCAGCGGCGAGAACACCATCCTGCTGCTCTCCGGCCGGGCCCTGCGCGCCGGCGCGCTGGAGGACGCCAGCCGCATCGCCCAGCGCAGCGGCGCGCGCCTGCTGGCGCAGTACGCCAACGGCCGCATCGAACGCGGCCGGGGCCGGGTCGTCATCGAACGCACCCCCGCCCCGGTGGACCAGGGCGTGGCCGCCTTCCGCGATGCCCGCCATGTGATCCTGGTCGGCGCCAAGGTGCCCGCGCCCATGTTCGGCTACCCCGGCAAGCCGGACTACCTGATGGACCCGGCCGCCACCCTGATCGAACTGACCCAGCCGAGCGACGACCTGCCCGCCGTGCTGAAGGAACTGGCCGCCCGCCTGGGCGCGGCCGACGCCGCGCCGCTGCTGCAGCCCGAGGCGCCCCTGCCCCTGCCCGACGGCGCCCTCACGCCCGACGCGGTGCTGCAGGCCGTCTCCGCGCTGATGCCGCAGCAGGCCATCGTGGTGGACGAATCGGTGACGGCCGGCCGCGCCTTCTTCCCGATCTCGCGCGCCAGCGCGCCGCACGACTACCTGCAGCTGACCGGTGGCGCCATCGGCGACGGCATCCCCATGGCGGTCGGCGCGGCCGTCGCCTGCCCGGGCCGCAAGGTGATCAACCTGGAGGGCGACGGCAGCTCCATGTACACCATCCAGGGCCTGTGGACCCAGGCGCGCGAGCGGCTCGACGTGCTCACCATCGTCTTCGCCAACAAGGGCTACAAGATCCTCAAGGGCGAGATGGCCAACGTCGGCGCCGGCACCTGGGGCGCGCGGGCCGAGCAGATGCTGTCCATCGTCAACCCCGAGATCAGCTGGGTGAAGCTGGCCCAGGGCATGGGCGTGGAGGCCGCGCAGGCCACGACCACGCAGGAGCTGCTGCGCCTGCTGCGGCACGGCTTGGCGATGCAGGGACCCTTCCTGATCGAAGTGCAGCTGGCCTGA
- the araD gene encoding L-arabinonate dehydratase has product MSSPEKTPPTPEPTRRKAPEELRSHRWYGVKDMRSFGHRSRTAQMGFSRDDYLGKPVIGILNTWSDMNSCHTHFKQRVEEVKRGVWQAGGFPVEIPTISLGEAFQKPTTMLYRNMLAMEAEELIRSYPLDGVVLMGGCDKTTPGLVMGALANNLPSIFVPAGPMLRGDYKGKYLGSGSDTWKYWAELRAGNITEQDWQEVEDGIARSPGTCMTMGTASTMTSATEALGLTLPGASSIPAPDSRHSMMATHSGKRIVDMVWEDLKPLDILTPASFDNAVVTALGLGGSTNAIVHLIAMARRASIPLDLARFDELARRTPVIANLRPGGQFLMEDFFYAGGLRAFLKEMGSHIDGSQKTVNGHTLGENIADAQVYIPEVILPLKAPKLESGGLAVLRGNLAPDGAVIKPAAMEQHLRKHTGPAVVFQDYNDMAARIDDPELDITKDSVIVLQSAGPQGAPGMPEWGQLPIPQKLLKEGVRDMVRISDARMSGTSYGACVLHVTPESHVGGPLALVRTGDLVTLDVDARRIAMEVSDEEIARRRAAWKPPMPKFSRGYGAIFLKHVQQADTGCDFDFLAPDYVAPDAAQASALAGGEPEIH; this is encoded by the coding sequence ATGTCGTCTCCCGAAAAAACCCCTCCCACGCCCGAACCGACCCGCCGCAAGGCCCCCGAGGAGCTGCGCTCCCACCGCTGGTACGGCGTCAAGGACATGCGCTCCTTCGGCCACCGCTCGCGCACCGCCCAGATGGGTTTCAGCCGCGACGACTATCTGGGCAAGCCGGTGATCGGCATCCTCAACACCTGGAGCGACATGAACTCCTGCCACACCCACTTCAAGCAGCGGGTGGAGGAGGTCAAGCGCGGCGTGTGGCAGGCCGGCGGCTTCCCGGTGGAGATCCCTACCATCAGCCTGGGCGAGGCCTTCCAGAAGCCCACCACCATGCTCTACCGCAACATGCTGGCGATGGAGGCGGAGGAACTCATCCGCTCCTATCCGCTCGACGGCGTGGTGCTGATGGGCGGCTGCGACAAGACCACGCCCGGCCTGGTGATGGGCGCGCTGGCCAACAACCTGCCCAGCATCTTCGTGCCCGCCGGCCCCATGCTGCGCGGCGACTACAAGGGCAAGTACCTGGGCTCGGGCTCGGACACCTGGAAGTACTGGGCCGAGCTGCGCGCCGGCAACATCACCGAGCAGGACTGGCAGGAGGTGGAGGACGGCATCGCCCGCTCCCCCGGCACCTGCATGACCATGGGCACCGCCAGCACCATGACCAGCGCCACCGAGGCCCTCGGCCTGACGCTGCCGGGCGCCTCGTCCATCCCGGCGCCGGACTCGCGCCATTCGATGATGGCCACCCACTCCGGCAAACGCATCGTGGACATGGTGTGGGAGGACCTGAAGCCGCTCGACATCCTCACCCCCGCCTCCTTCGACAACGCGGTCGTCACCGCGCTCGGCCTGGGCGGCTCGACCAACGCCATCGTCCACCTGATCGCCATGGCGCGCCGCGCCAGCATCCCGCTGGACCTGGCCCGCTTCGACGAGCTGGCGCGCCGCACCCCGGTGATCGCCAACCTGCGCCCCGGCGGCCAGTTCCTGATGGAGGACTTCTTCTACGCCGGCGGCCTGCGCGCCTTCCTCAAGGAAATGGGCTCGCACATCGACGGCAGCCAGAAGACGGTCAACGGCCACACCCTGGGCGAGAACATCGCCGATGCGCAGGTCTACATCCCCGAGGTGATCCTGCCGCTGAAGGCCCCCAAGCTGGAAAGCGGCGGCCTGGCCGTGCTGCGCGGCAACCTGGCGCCCGATGGCGCGGTGATCAAGCCGGCGGCGATGGAGCAGCACCTGCGCAAACACACCGGCCCGGCCGTGGTCTTCCAGGACTACAACGACATGGCCGCGCGCATCGACGACCCCGAGCTGGACATCACGAAAGACAGCGTCATCGTGCTGCAGAGCGCCGGCCCGCAGGGCGCCCCCGGCATGCCGGAATGGGGCCAGCTGCCCATCCCGCAGAAGCTGCTGAAGGAGGGCGTGCGCGACATGGTGCGCATCAGCGATGCCCGCATGAGCGGCACCAGCTACGGCGCCTGCGTGCTGCATGTCACGCCCGAATCGCATGTGGGCGGCCCGCTGGCCCTGGTGCGCACCGGCGATCTGGTCACGCTGGACGTGGACGCCCGCCGCATCGCCATGGAAGTGAGCGACGAGGAAATCGCCCGCCGCCGCGCCGCCTGGAAGCCGCCGATGCCGAAGTTCAGCCGCGGCTACGGCGCCATCTTCCTGAAGCACGTGCAGCAGGCCGACACCGGCTGCGATTTCGACTTCCTGGCGCCGGACTACGTGGCCCCGGATGCGGCCCAGGCCTCCGCATTGGCCGGGGGCGAGCCCGAGATCCACTGA
- a CDS encoding Bug family tripartite tricarboxylate transporter substrate binding protein, translating into MTSTPRTPRRALLLAGLLAAAPLAALAQAPAPYPTRVVTIIVPFAPGGGTDIAARLVAVKLGQKWGQSVVVENRTGAGGLIGAEAVSKAKPDGYTLLVGNVGTQSINPSLYKMPYDPDKAFTPISLFAELPFAFVVNPNVKATTPKELIALAKAEPGKLTYASSGQGGSPHLTAEIFQQATGVKFTHVPYKGGGPAMADLMAGHVDMLFASILETSGYVKAGKLRALAVTSAQRSPAMPEVPTLAELGVNNAESGSWVALLGPAGLPAGLAEKIAADVHEIVGSADTRAALIAQGATPRGGTPAELQQTIAADKERYGKVIKAGGIRID; encoded by the coding sequence ATGACCTCCACCCCCCGCACCCCGCGTCGCGCCCTGCTGCTGGCCGGCCTGCTGGCCGCCGCGCCGCTGGCCGCGCTGGCCCAGGCACCGGCGCCGTATCCGACCCGCGTGGTCACCATCATCGTGCCCTTCGCCCCCGGCGGCGGCACCGACATCGCCGCCCGCCTGGTGGCGGTGAAGCTGGGCCAGAAATGGGGCCAGTCGGTGGTGGTGGAGAACCGCACCGGCGCCGGCGGCCTGATCGGCGCCGAGGCGGTGAGCAAGGCCAAGCCGGATGGCTACACCCTGCTCGTGGGCAATGTCGGCACCCAGTCGATCAATCCCTCGCTCTACAAGATGCCCTACGACCCGGACAAGGCCTTCACGCCGATCTCCCTGTTCGCCGAGCTGCCCTTCGCCTTCGTCGTCAATCCCAACGTGAAGGCGACGACACCGAAAGAGCTGATCGCCCTGGCCAAGGCCGAGCCGGGCAAGCTGACCTATGCCAGCTCCGGCCAGGGCGGCTCGCCGCACCTCACGGCCGAGATCTTCCAGCAGGCCACCGGCGTGAAGTTCACCCATGTGCCCTACAAGGGCGGCGGCCCCGCCATGGCCGATTTGATGGCCGGCCATGTGGACATGCTCTTCGCCTCCATCCTGGAGACCAGCGGCTACGTCAAGGCCGGCAAGCTGCGCGCCCTGGCCGTGACCAGCGCCCAGCGCTCGCCCGCCATGCCGGAGGTGCCCACGCTGGCCGAACTGGGCGTGAACAACGCCGAATCCGGCTCCTGGGTGGCGCTGCTCGGCCCCGCCGGCCTGCCCGCTGGACTGGCCGAGAAGATCGCCGCCGATGTGCACGAGATCGTCGGCAGCGCCGACACCAGGGCCGCCCTCATCGCCCAGGGCGCCACGCCGCGCGGCGGCACGCCGGCCGAACTGCAGCAGACCATCGCCGCGGACAAGGAGCGCTACGGCAAGGTCATCAAGGCGGGCGGCATCCGTATCGATTGA
- a CDS encoding Bug family tripartite tricarboxylate transporter substrate binding protein has product MTTPFLPQRRTLLRATSAFALPGGLLASAAVHAQDSWPSRAITYVVPFTPGGSTDVIGRVVCQKLGETLGQPVVVDNRPGAAGAVGAAYVAKAKPDGYTLFGGTISTHAINASLYKNLPYDPVKDFEPISLVAFLPNVLMVSTQSGVNSVAELIALLKKDPSKRTFASSGAGTSTHLAGELLADLIGVPLSHVPYKGTPPAMLDVASGQVTFMFDQFTAALPLVQSGKLRLLAVTTGKRAAIAPQLPTLAEAGVPGFEMASWQAIYAPKNTPKPIVERLSAEITKALKLPDVHDKLTNQLGMEVVAGSPADLAALMQKEIPRWGELVRKSGASV; this is encoded by the coding sequence ATGACCACCCCCTTCCTCCCCCAGCGCCGCACCCTGCTGCGCGCCACCAGCGCCTTCGCCCTGCCGGGCGGCCTGCTCGCCAGCGCCGCCGTCCACGCGCAGGACAGCTGGCCCAGCCGCGCCATCACCTACGTCGTGCCCTTCACGCCCGGAGGTTCCACCGACGTGATCGGCCGCGTGGTCTGCCAGAAGCTCGGCGAGACCCTGGGCCAGCCGGTGGTGGTGGACAACCGTCCCGGCGCCGCCGGCGCCGTGGGCGCGGCCTATGTCGCCAAGGCCAAGCCGGACGGCTACACCCTCTTCGGCGGCACCATCAGCACCCATGCGATCAACGCCAGCCTCTACAAGAACCTGCCCTACGACCCGGTGAAGGACTTCGAGCCGATCTCGCTGGTGGCCTTCCTGCCCAATGTGCTGATGGTGTCCACGCAGTCCGGAGTGAACTCGGTGGCCGAGCTGATCGCGCTGCTGAAGAAGGATCCTTCGAAGCGCACCTTCGCGTCCTCGGGCGCCGGCACCTCCACCCATCTGGCGGGCGAGCTGCTGGCCGACCTGATCGGCGTGCCGCTGTCCCATGTGCCCTACAAGGGCACGCCGCCGGCCATGCTGGACGTGGCCTCGGGCCAGGTCACCTTCATGTTCGACCAGTTCACCGCCGCGCTGCCGCTGGTGCAGTCCGGCAAGCTGCGCCTGCTGGCCGTGACCACCGGCAAACGCGCCGCCATCGCTCCGCAGCTGCCCACGCTGGCCGAGGCCGGCGTGCCCGGTTTCGAGATGGCTTCGTGGCAGGCCATCTATGCGCCGAAGAACACGCCCAAGCCCATCGTGGAGCGGCTCTCGGCCGAGATCACCAAGGCGCTGAAGCTGCCCGATGTGCATGACAAGCTGACCAACCAGCTCGGCATGGAAGTCGTGGCCGGCTCGCCCGCCGACCTTGCCGCCCTCATGCAGAAAGAGATTCCCCGCTGGGGCGAGTTGGTCCGCAAGTCCGGCGCCTCCGTTTGA
- a CDS encoding ribonuclease activity regulator RraA — protein sequence MTAPTTPTPLSDETRALLRKVSVATLCTQLFKRGFRNVFLQGVGRLTTPSKGNLVGPAFTMRNIPAREDIDQISAFDDPNHPQRKGIESVPPGHVLVIDCRGEKRVASGGGILTTRLKVRGAEGLVSDGPVRDSGTIAQMDFPVYCAGGSAPLNLIHHHAIDLNVPVGCGGVPVYPGDIMVGDEEGVVVIPAHLAEEIARDATEQEKMEAFILEKIEGGAKLAGTYPPNADTRAEFGEWRKAKGI from the coding sequence ATGACCGCACCCACCACCCCCACGCCCCTGTCCGACGAAACCCGTGCCCTGCTGCGCAAGGTCAGCGTGGCCACGCTGTGCACCCAGCTTTTCAAGCGCGGTTTCCGCAATGTCTTCCTGCAGGGCGTGGGCCGCCTGACCACGCCGAGCAAGGGCAACCTGGTCGGCCCGGCCTTCACCATGCGCAACATCCCGGCGCGCGAGGACATCGACCAGATCAGCGCCTTCGACGACCCCAACCACCCCCAGCGCAAGGGCATCGAGAGCGTGCCGCCCGGCCATGTGCTGGTGATCGACTGCCGGGGCGAGAAACGCGTGGCCTCGGGCGGCGGCATCCTCACCACCCGGCTCAAGGTGCGCGGCGCCGAGGGCCTGGTCTCCGACGGCCCGGTGCGCGACAGCGGCACCATCGCGCAGATGGATTTCCCGGTGTACTGCGCCGGCGGCAGCGCGCCGCTGAACCTGATCCACCACCACGCCATCGACCTCAACGTGCCGGTGGGCTGCGGCGGGGTGCCGGTCTATCCGGGCGACATCATGGTGGGCGACGAGGAGGGCGTGGTGGTCATCCCCGCGCACCTGGCCGAGGAGATCGCGCGCGACGCCACCGAACAGGAAAAGATGGAAGCCTTCATCCTGGAAAAGATCGAGGGCGGCGCGAAGCTGGCCGGCACCTATCCGCCCAACGCCGATACCCGCGCCGAGTTCGGCGAGTGGCGCAAGGCCAAGGGCATCTAG
- a CDS encoding Bug family tripartite tricarboxylate transporter substrate binding protein, translating to MQRRLLTAALVAAFASLPALAQQPAWPARPITIVVPASPGGAIDLLARLIGNKMTADWGQPVVIDNRTGATGIIGTDLVAKAQPDGYNLVLVASSHAINPSMVRKLPFDTVKSFEPVALTHVVPLVLVTSPAFPAKTVQDIVAYGKAHPGELSFASSGSGGAPHFSGELFKSLTGIQMTHIPYKGSTLAHPDLMSGRVSLMFDTVAATNAQIKAGKLKAYAVTTSSRAASLPDVPTMQEAGIAGYETSTWGGLLAPAGTPKAVVDKINAEVNRVLALPDVKKTLQDNGIEAGGGSPAQFGSFIQAEMVKWGKVAKDAGIQPE from the coding sequence ATGCAACGCCGCCTTCTCACCGCTGCCCTCGTGGCGGCGTTCGCCTCCCTTCCCGCCCTGGCCCAGCAGCCGGCCTGGCCCGCGCGGCCGATCACCATCGTCGTGCCGGCCTCGCCCGGCGGGGCGATCGACCTGCTGGCCCGGCTGATCGGCAACAAGATGACGGCCGACTGGGGGCAGCCGGTCGTCATCGACAACCGCACCGGGGCGACGGGCATCATCGGCACCGACCTGGTGGCCAAGGCACAACCCGATGGCTACAACCTGGTGCTGGTGGCGAGCAGCCATGCGATCAATCCCAGCATGGTTCGGAAGCTGCCCTTCGATACGGTGAAGAGTTTCGAGCCGGTGGCGCTGACGCATGTGGTGCCGCTGGTGCTGGTGACATCGCCTGCGTTTCCGGCGAAGACGGTGCAGGACATCGTGGCCTATGGCAAGGCGCATCCCGGCGAGCTGAGTTTTGCTTCCAGCGGGAGTGGCGGGGCGCCGCATTTCTCGGGCGAGCTGTTCAAGTCGCTGACCGGGATTCAGATGACGCATATACCCTACAAGGGCAGCACGCTGGCGCATCCGGATCTGATGAGCGGGCGGGTTTCGCTGATGTTCGATACGGTAGCGGCCACCAATGCGCAGATCAAGGCGGGCAAGCTCAAGGCCTATGCGGTGACGACCTCTTCTCGGGCGGCTTCCCTGCCGGATGTGCCTACGATGCAGGAGGCTGGCATCGCCGGGTATGAGACCAGTACCTGGGGCGGGCTGCTGGCGCCGGCTGGCACGCCCAAGGCTGTGGTCGACAAGATCAATGCCGAGGTGAATCGGGTGTTGGCCCTGCCGGACGTCAAGAAGACTTTGCAGGACAACGGGATCGAGGCTGGGGGTGGGTCGCCTGCGCAGTTTGGGTCGTTTATCCAGGCTGAGATGGTGAAGTGGGGGAAGGTTGCCAAGGATGCTGGGATTCAGCCTGAATGA